Part of the Devosia sp. SL43 genome, GCCGATGCCAGTCATCGGGTCGGGCGCTACCTGCTGATCCAGCTCGGCGTCAACGTGACCTACGCCGTCTTGTTCGGATTCGGCCTGTGGCTGATAGGGGTTCCCAGCGCGGTGCTCTGGGGACTGCTGATCATCCTCTTTCGCTACATTCCCTTCGTCGGCGCATTGATCATTGCAGTGGTGCCGTTCCTTCTCGCCTTTGCCGTTGATCCTGGCTGGAACATGCTGCTGTTGTCCGTCGGACTATTTCTGCTGCTCGACCTGACCACCGCCAATGTAATCGAGCCGCGCCTTTATGGATCGAGCACCGGCGTATCGGCCATCGCCATCCTGCTCTCAGCTATGTTTTGGGCCACGCTATGGGGGCCGGTCGGACTGATCCTCGCCACCCCGATGACGGTGTGTCTTGTGGTCATTGGGCGTCACCTACCGCAGTTCCAGTTTTTTGAGACTTTGCTGGGCAGCGAGCCGGTCCTCACCTACTCCGAGCGCCTGTACCAGCGAATGCTGAAGGGTGATGCCGAAGACGCCATCGACATTGCCGCGGACTATGTTGAGGACCACAGCACTGGCCGCTTCCTAAACGAGGTAATGATGCCTGCGCTTTCGCTGGCCAACAGCGAATTGTCGGACCGCCCCGAAGCCTTGCCCCAACGCCGCCAGTTGGTGCGCTCCTTCGAGGCAGTGATCAATGAGGTCGCCCCCATTCAATGGCCCGAACAGAGCAAACTGCTGCTGATCGGCGGCCGCACCGAAATCGACGAGTGCGCCGCAACGCTGGTGGCGCACCGGCTGGCCGAGGAAGAACTGCCCTGTCGGGTCCTTCCGCCTCTCGCTATTCGCCAGGAAGCCATCGGCCGCCTCGACTTAGATGGTGTAGAGATCATCGTGCTGGTGTTTATGGGCACCGACATCCGCGCTCAGGCACGTTATGTTGCACGCCGCCTGGGGCGCATGTCGCCGGATGTTCGCATTCTGGTCTGCGCGCTTAATGAAGCCAGTGGCGGGGAGACGCAGGAGACCCTGCATGTCGATGCCATTTTCCGTACTGTGGAGGATGTGGTGGAGGGCGTGCTGCTTCGTGACATGCGCGAGCAACAAGTTGATCGCGCTCGGGCGCACAAGGGTAAGCCGTTCGTCGGGGCGGGCCGCGGCGACGACGAACTGGGTCTAGCCATCCAACAGATCGCCGACGATTTCGACATCCCAGTCGCGGCAATAAACCTTTTGGCTGACGAGCGGCACCTTGAAGACGTGGACGCCTATAATCTCACAAGCATCGTGGCGGAGACCCGTCAGCCGCTGGTCGTGTTTTCGGATGCACCCCATCCGCTGGTCGGCGATAATGCGTATCTCCAGACCAACGGCATCGACCTCTATGCAGGCGTTCCATTGATCCTATCAGATGGAGAATGCGTGGGCGCGCTGGCGCTACTCGATCACGATCCGCGCACGTTCGCCGCTGAGGACGTGGCGCGCCTGGTTGCTGCAGCCGACGACCTGGTGCTTCGATTTGGGGGTGGGCGGTGATGGGTACTCCGTTGCACGCGCATTCTACTCCTTACCTCAGACGAGCTGACCAGCAAGCAGCAAGCTCCATCGCCAACATTACCTTCGCACCACTCCGGATCGCCAGAAGTGTCTCGATAAGGGCCGCATTGCCGGGCGCCAAACTAGCGGCAATGGGGCGCCCGTTCGCCCCATCGTTGCTTAGGCAGATTTAGGCGAAGCGTGATGCTTCGGCTTCCGTTGGAAGCCTTCCCTCCGGAGTCATCTGGTTGACCGCGTCAGGCAATGTGCTCGACAACCGGTCCAAGACTTCGGCCCTGCTCAACCCGGTCTTCTGTGTCAACTCGGCGATCGTATCCTCACCAAGTGTTGCCTCCAAGTCTGAGGCCTGCAGTGGCGCGTTGTCACCGGCCTTGACCCAACTGTCAGCCGTATCGCCCCGTCCGGATTGACGAAACCTGTCGACCAGATCGCCAAGACCGCCGCTCAAGATGCTGCCGGCGCTGCCGCCACCTAGCCCATTGAGCAGATCGCCGAGCCCACCCGCCCTGTGATTGGCGCCGTCTGAGCCGGCCTCGCTACCCAGTCCGTTGAGCAAGCCACCCAGTTTGTCGCGGTTCTGGTAGCCAGCAACGGCCAAGAGGCCTAGCAGCGCGACCATCGAAGGCATTCCTCTAGCCATTTTCGTGCTCCTTGCTCAAGATTATGTGCGACGGCGGCCAGCCACCATGCCCCAAACGAATAGCAAGATGATGGCGCCGACCACGGCACCGATTAGTCCCGCCCCTTCGCCTGGCGCATACCAGCCAAGGGCCTGCCCCAGATAGGAAGCGACGAATGCGCCGACGATGCCCAAAATAGTGGTCATGATGAAGCCGGACGGCTCGTGACTACCCGGCATTATGAACTTGGCGATGATGCCGGCGACGAAGCCAATTATGATTGTCCAGATGATACCCATAGCGATCTCCTAATACTGACAAGCAGCAACGTGCTCAGGGTGGCGACGTTCCGTCCGTTCGATGAGGCTTCAATAAGTGGAATACAGTCCGCGGCCAGCGATGGATCTGACGGCCAGATCTGCCGGCAACTCGGACCATGAACCGGTTCTGAATCTTCAGTTCAAGCGCGGTTACAACGCCCCAATTTACTTCTCGTGTCACAGGCAAGAAGCGCTCGGAGGGAGCGCAGCCAAACAGGAGATACCAAAATGAAACGCATGATCATCACCACCGCAATCGCCGCAGTTCTCGCAGTTTCCGCCTCGCCCGCTTTCGCCGCCGGCATCTTCGTCAATCAGTTCGGCTTCGGCAACCAGGCCGGTGGCCAGCAGATCGGCGCTGGTAATACCATCGGTATCGGCCAGAACGGCATCAACAACGGCGGTATCGTCCAGCAGTTCGGCAACGGCAACACCGGCGCCGTCGGCCAGGTCGGCGTCAACAACGGCGCTGACATCTGGCAGCAGGGCAACAACAATGCCGGTGGCGTTGGCCAGTTCGGCAGCAACCACACCGCAGTCCTGACCCAGGACGGCAATGGCAACGTCGCCGCCGGTGTCCAGGTCGGCAACAACTGCAATGCCAACGTGACCCAGGCTGGTTCGGGCAACGTGACAGCCTTTGTGCAGGCCTGCCCCTGATCGGTTCTGACGTGAATTGCTGATGGCCGGAAGGGAGGCCCCTTCCGGCTCGCCTGCTAGCGAGTTCGACTAAGCGACGCAGAGTGCCAGGCCTGCTGCGGGTTAGTGTGCGCTTTCTCGACTGGGTGAATGTCCGAGGCGCCGAGCTGCTATCATAGGTCAGCCGCGATCGACCGCTGTTGGGCGGCCGGCCCAAGCTTCGTTCCCGCCGTCGAGCGCTTAGGCCAGATTAGCCCACACATGCGAAATTGCCATGTGGCCCAACCATGCCAGAAGGCATAGCATCATGAGCATCCAAGCGATGGCGACCAGAACGGCTCGCTTGCGGGTCGGTGGGTGTGAAGACTGCATGCTCACGACTGCCGGTTTTGCGGGCGAGGCAGTCGCTGTTCAGCGTATCCAGCCCAGGTTCGGCTTCGGGAGTTGATCAGCAAATCGACCGAGTAGCTCTTCTCCGGATAGGAAATCGCGATGTCGGCCAGCACGTTTTGATCTGCTTCCAATTGGCGATAGAGCAAATCGCTGTCGTCATTTGAAAAGCCGGCAACGGCCATCGTCCAGGTCTTGAGCATCGACCGGTACGTCCTGAGAAAATCTTCGGCTTCTTGAGCGGTCATGGGCGGTAGATGGCCTCAGGGAAATTCCGGCATCGACAACGCGGGGGCGCGATGTTGTCGATGCCGGCAACGTACTGACGATCAAGAGCGGCATGGGATCTCGGACGCCAACGGACATGAAGCTAGCAAACTTCCGGTGATGGAACCGTGACCGTCCCTGTCAGCGTTTTGTCAGGCTTAGAGGCCTACAGAAGAGGGACCATGAATCGAAGATCCGTTTTCGCTGTGCTTTTGTGTTGCACTGTGTCCGTGCCTATCCACGCTTGGGCACAGGGGAATGGCAACGGAAACGGCGGAAACAACGGAAACGGAAACGGAAACGGCGGAAACAACGGGAACGCGAACAACGGCAACGCTAATGGGAACACCACCGGCTTGACCGAGAAGGGTGCGCCCGCCGGCCGATCTGCCGAACTCTCCGACAATGACGCTGTCGCTGCGGTGGAGGCCGGCAAAGCTGTAGCTCTGGAAACCATTTTGCCGGATCTTCGAAGCCGAACTGGTGGAGAGATGATCGAGGCAAAACTGCTGCAGATGCAGGGCTTTCTGCTCTACGCAGTTACAGTTCTCACGCCCGAGGGCCAGGTGGTCACCGAATACTATTATGCCCGCTCCGGGCTACATGTGGATCGATAACCATGCGCGTTCTGGTGGCCGAAGACGATGACAGAATTGCTGAGACCCTTACGACATCCCTTGAGAAGGCTGGTTTTCTCGTCGAGCGGGAGCGCGATGGCGAAGTCGCCTGGTATCGTGGCGACAGCGAATCCTACGACGTCATCATTCTCGACCTCGGGCTGCCACAAATGGACGGCCTTACTGTTCTCAAGCGCTGGCGCAATGCTGGCCGTCTGACTCCCGTATTGATCCTCACCGCGCGCGGCCAATGGGAAGAGCGGGTCGACGGCATCGAAGCCGGTGCTGACGACTATGTGGTCAAGCCTTTCCACGTCCAAGAAATTGTGGCGCGCCTTAGGGCGCTAGTGCGGCGCGCCAACGGACTGGCATCCTCGCGGATCGCTTTCGGCAGATACCTCCTCGACCTGCGGACCATGGAAGTCACCGCAGACGGGGTACCGATGGATTTGACCCCTCAGGAGTTCAAACTGATATCCTACCTGGTCCACCGTCGCGGCCAGGTTATATCGCAGCTTGAGATCACCGAGCACATTTATAATCAGGATTACGAACGTGACTCCAATGCGGTGGAGGTTCTGGTGGCCCGCGTCCGTAAGCGTCTCGGCGCCGACGTGATCAAGACCCGCCGCGGCTTCGGCTACGCATTGGGTGACGGATATTAATGCTCCACTCCCTCCGATGGCGCATGATGGGGCTGGCCGTCATCTGGGTGGTGGCGTCGTTGGTCGCGGCTGGCATCGCGTTGCACTATCTCTTCGGCATCAATATCGAGCGTTCGACCCGTGAGGAAATGGAAGCGGCACTGACGCGGCTCGCGGCCGTGATCGTGTCGTCCGCAGATGGACCAAGCCTTAGTGCGCCGCTGCCTGATCCGCGCTACTCTACTCCGTTCGGTGGCCGCTATTGGCAGATTGAGGCATTGAACACTGGCGTTACCCTACGATCGCGCTCGCTATGGGACTTCGTCGTTGACGCATCGACAGCCGGCGACGGCCTCTACAATGGTTCGGGCCCGGATGACCGGCAACTTATAGTTCTGACCCGTAAGTTGGAGGTCGCGTCTGAGGCTGGGCCCCAAGAATACCTTGTAACCGTAGCTCAGGACCACGGGCCCATTCAGGCCGCGACCCGGGGGTTCGCCAGCGATCTCACCCAGGTACTCGCAGTCCTAGGGATAGTCGTCGTGCTGGCCGCATGGCTGCAGATCAAGCTCGGACTGTCACCCATTTCGCGGCTTCGAGAAGCCATCGAGGGCGTCCGACGCGGAGATCGCGCCCGATTGGAAGGAAGATTTCCGACCGAACTGCAGCCGCTGGTGCAGGAGGTGAACGGCCTGTTGGACGGTCGCGAGGCCATGATGGAGCGCGCCCGGGCCCGCGCGGCGGATCTGGCCCACGGCCTAAAGACACCACTTGCGGCAGTGCATGGCATCGCTGAGCGTCTGCGGGACAAGGGGAATGACGCGGATGCCGACCTGTTGCAGGACCTCAGTTTCGAAATGTCCGAGCGCGTTGACTACCAGATGCGGCTGGCGGCCCTGCGTGTCCGCACCACTGCGCATTCGATGCGTTCTTCGCTCAATACGGCGGTGATCCGAACCCTCACCGTCCTCAAGAAAACCGGTCGTGGTGAGAGTCTGCATTGGGTGGCAGACCTGGCAGAGGACTGCTGGGTGGATGTCCATCGGCAGGACCTGATGGAACTGGTTGGCATCACCCTGGAAAATGCCGCCAAATGGGCATCCAGCCGGGTCATCGTGCGCAGTATGAACGGCGGCGACCATGTGGTTCTGGAAATCTGTGATGATGGCCCCGGGGTACCCGTCGAGCAGTTGCAATCGCTTGGCAAGCGCGGTGTCCGACTGGACCAGTCCCTCCCGGGATCGGGTCTGGGTCTCGCCATCGCGGCCGAAATTCTCGACCTAAACCGGGGCAGCATGGCCTTGAGCGATGCGCAGGTTGGCGGACTCGTCGTTACAATCCGACTGCCACTTTCCACTTCCGAGCCGCCACTGCTGAGCTAAGTGCCGGCATCCGAATGGACGTCTAGTCCCGCCATCGACTTTGCGGCGTCGGCGCCGTTTTGCGTGCTGGCAATGAGCCCGGCCGCGGCCGCGCAGGATACCAATAGGAGTGTACCGAACATCAACAGTGTGAGCATTTCTCGACCCTCAAGTTGGGTTGGGTAGATCGGGGGCTGCGGCCGCTAGGACGGCCTCGGACGCCGGTTGTTGGCTCGCCATTGCGTCCTGATCCATACGCGGCGTAAGGACCAGGACAGCCAATGTGACGGCAGCCAGGGTCTGCGCAATGACCGCTCGCCTGCGACGCCGAACTTGCGCCAGCGTCATGACTCTTACTCGGTGACAGTGACGTTCGGCAGATCGACATTGACCGAGTCGCCGTTGCTGGAGATGCCGCCGTTGACCAGCCACAGGATCAGCAGGACAGCGAAAACGATGGCGATTATCGCGCCGATGATGCCGAACGGGCTACCGCCGCCAACAACGACGGTTTCACTGGGCGTGCGCTCGATAATGGTTTCGCGTTCGATGGGCATAATTGCCTCCTTGTCTGTGTCGAACCAGAAACGCCCGACCTTACCGTTCGTTCCTATAAGTGATTGATATTAAATATGAAAAACGCCTGACAATCCTGTCAGGCGCTTGTAAGGTTCTCCGGCCACAGAGGGCGGCCGAGGCCGCCCTCCAATCTTATGGCTGCGCTGGAGCCGCAGGCAGAACCGGGCATTTGCCATCCACCATCGTCTCCGGCGGACAAGCGGGCTCATTGGCTTCTGCTGCCGGTGCCGGAGCGGGCTCGGCCTCCGGCGCGGCGGCATCAGGCGCAGGAGCCGCGTCCGGTGCAGCCTCTTCGGCAGGTGCGGTCTCAGGGGCTGGCGCCTCCTCGACGTCAGGAGCGGGAGCTGGTGCCGGCTCTGCGGCAGGCTCGGCCTCGGTCGCAGGCAACTCGGCCTCAGGCTGTGCTTCTGTCTCCCCCTGAATCGGCGGACACTTTCCATCCACCATGGTCTCTGGCGGGCACAGAGGCTCCTCGGGCTCGGTCGCAGGAGCAGGTTCCTCGTCGGCGGTGGCGGAAGGTTGCTCCTCTGACGGTGCAGGCGTAGCAGCGGGTTCGCTGCCCTCGGCAGGCGCTGGTGCTTCGGCACTCGGCGTCACCGGCTCGGCGGCCGGCTGGTCGGTAGCAGGTTGCTCGGCCGGCGGCTCGTCAGCGGCAGGCGCCTCCGGACTGGCCGTATCCGCTGGTGCGGCGGCATCCGGCGCTAGCGGGGCCACTGCGTTGCCGCCATCCTCGTCCGGAAGATCAGCCGTAGCACCGGCGGTGCCGCCTTCGGTCTCGATCGTGGCGGCCGCGTCAGCTTCCTCGACCGGTTCGGGTGGCGACACATCCCCGGCCGGCTCGGCGATGTCCTGGTCGAAGACAACAACTGCCTGCGCGTCGACATCCACCGACTGCTGAGCAGGGTCAGCTGCAGGCGCCGTCTGGTAGACGATGACCTGCTGGTTGATCGTCTGTTCGATATAGGTGACGTCGATGACGTTGTTGACGACCACGTCTCCCTCCACCACGACCGGCCCGAGGAATTCGGTTTGGACATAGTAGTCGGGTTGCTGGCTGCCGATCACGATGGTGACGGACAGGTCCGGCTCGACGAAACGTTCGGTCGGGACGAAGACCCAGTAGCCCTCCGGCAACTCGCGCCGCGAAACTTGCACCGAAACAGCGTAACCGTCGCCTTCCGGCGGCAGCGGCGCCCAGCCGACGACGCTGTCGCTGCGGCGCCAGCTCACCCATGCGGGGGCCCACTTAGTGCCGGGAACCCAGCACCAACCAAGGGTCCGGTCGGCGAACCAGCGGCCATAATGATAGGTCGCCCAGGCGAAGGGTTCATCTGAGGCGAAGTACCAGCCACGGTCCTCCAGGTAGAGCCAGCGCCCCCGCGTGTAGGGCCGCCAAGCAGCGTCGACGCCTGTGGGACAGAAGACATAGCCGTACCGGGCCTGGCGCACCCAGACGCCATGCGGCTCAAGCTGGTCGAAGAAAAGCTGAAAGCTGACGCTAGCGGATTGCGCCTGCACGGCCGCGGCGCCAAAGGGCATTCCTGGCGACAAAGCGGCGACGGGAACACAAAGTGCAACAAGCGCGACGCTTGCGAGAAGTCGGGACTTGGACATGGATATCCTCATTCATGATGGCGCCCCCCGGCAAAAGCGCGGCCGCCCGAAGGCGGCCGCCCATGAGATCAGTTCGCCTCGGCGGCGACGACAACGCCCGGCGAGTAGACGACAGTGCGATCGCTGAGGTTGACGAAATAGACGCGATCGTTGGTGTAGAAGTAGCCGTAGGTCGGATCGTCCGGGATAGGATGGACTTCGATCTCGACGGGGACAGCAAAGCCGACATCGACACTGCCGTCGATCACTACCGGCTCGGTGGGGTTCAGGCGGACATAGTCGACTGAGGACGCTTCCACGCCGGCCGTAGCACCAATGGTGGCACCGGTGAAACCACCGATAACCGCGCCAATAGGGCCAAAAATGATACCGCCGATAACGGCGCCGGTTGCGCCGCCAGCGGCGCCGCCGACGACAGCCCCTGCATCGGCATCGGCATCAGCCGATTGTGCATAGGTTACAGCAGGCGCGCCCAAAATTGCTACGGCTGCGACGCTCATGAGAAACTTCTTCATTTTCGTTCTCCTTACTCAAAAACGAGACAGTGCGGAGAATGGTGCGCGACGAACATCGTTCCCAGGAATTGCTGATTTTTACTGTATTAAAACTTGCTTTCACCCTCTGTAAGCCAATCGTCATTTATCAATATTCTATAATCAAGTATTCCAAGGTGGATTTAGTTATTATTCTTCGAGCGTGCCGCAATCTGTACAAAATGTAACCAAATTTGTTAGCCTGTGCGGTCACCGTCTGCTCAGTTGCAGAGTGGACAGTTGATCGCGTGCGCGGAGAAGTCAGCTATCAAGCCCACGGCTCGTGGTCGTCGCTAGCTCCTAGCGTCGTTACGCATCGTTGCCGTTGCAGCTTAAGCAGCGTCAAGTGCGGCGGTTGTGGCGGAGGCCAGCACCGCTCATGGCGAATGGCAGCTTTTGGGAGGCCAAGCTCCCTCTCCAAATGGCCGGAATGGGGTCGGTAGCGGCCGAACGGCTATGCGCCCCATTCAGCCGTTCAGAGATTTGGGATTTTGCTGAAAGCCCCAATTTGGCTCGATTCTGCCAATGGCAGACATTT contains:
- a CDS encoding DUF1236 domain-containing protein, which gives rise to MKKFLMSVAAVAILGAPAVTYAQSADADADAGAVVGGAAGGATGAVIGGIIFGPIGAVIGGFTGATIGATAGVEASSVDYVRLNPTEPVVIDGSVDVGFAVPVEIEVHPIPDDPTYGYFYTNDRVYFVNLSDRTVVYSPGVVVAAEAN
- a CDS encoding response regulator transcription factor — its product is MRVLVAEDDDRIAETLTTSLEKAGFLVERERDGEVAWYRGDSESYDVIILDLGLPQMDGLTVLKRWRNAGRLTPVLILTARGQWEERVDGIEAGADDYVVKPFHVQEIVARLRALVRRANGLASSRIAFGRYLLDLRTMEVTADGVPMDLTPQEFKLISYLVHRRGQVISQLEITEHIYNQDYERDSNAVEVLVARVRKRLGADVIKTRRGFGYALGDGY
- a CDS encoding curlin, with the protein product MKRMIITTAIAAVLAVSASPAFAAGIFVNQFGFGNQAGGQQIGAGNTIGIGQNGINNGGIVQQFGNGNTGAVGQVGVNNGADIWQQGNNNAGGVGQFGSNHTAVLTQDGNGNVAAGVQVGNNCNANVTQAGSGNVTAFVQACP
- a CDS encoding PepSY domain-containing protein gives rise to the protein MTEKGAPAGRSAELSDNDAVAAVEAGKAVALETILPDLRSRTGGEMIEAKLLQMQGFLLYAVTVLTPEGQVVTEYYYARSGLHVDR
- a CDS encoding sensor histidine kinase, producing MMGLAVIWVVASLVAAGIALHYLFGINIERSTREEMEAALTRLAAVIVSSADGPSLSAPLPDPRYSTPFGGRYWQIEALNTGVTLRSRSLWDFVVDASTAGDGLYNGSGPDDRQLIVLTRKLEVASEAGPQEYLVTVAQDHGPIQAATRGFASDLTQVLAVLGIVVVLAAWLQIKLGLSPISRLREAIEGVRRGDRARLEGRFPTELQPLVQEVNGLLDGREAMMERARARAADLAHGLKTPLAAVHGIAERLRDKGNDADADLLQDLSFEMSERVDYQMRLAALRVRTTAHSMRSSLNTAVIRTLTVLKKTGRGESLHWVADLAEDCWVDVHRQDLMELVGITLENAAKWASSRVIVRSMNGGDHVVLEICDDGPGVPVEQLQSLGKRGVRLDQSLPGSGLGLAIAAEILDLNRGSMALSDAQVGGLVVTIRLPLSTSEPPLLS
- a CDS encoding DUF6600 domain-containing protein, with the protein product MSKSRLLASVALVALCVPVAALSPGMPFGAAAVQAQSASVSFQLFFDQLEPHGVWVRQARYGYVFCPTGVDAAWRPYTRGRWLYLEDRGWYFASDEPFAWATYHYGRWFADRTLGWCWVPGTKWAPAWVSWRRSDSVVGWAPLPPEGDGYAVSVQVSRRELPEGYWVFVPTERFVEPDLSVTIVIGSQQPDYYVQTEFLGPVVVEGDVVVNNVIDVTYIEQTINQQVIVYQTAPAADPAQQSVDVDAQAVVVFDQDIAEPAGDVSPPEPVEEADAAATIETEGGTAGATADLPDEDGGNAVAPLAPDAAAPADTASPEAPAADEPPAEQPATDQPAAEPVTPSAEAPAPAEGSEPAATPAPSEEQPSATADEEPAPATEPEEPLCPPETMVDGKCPPIQGETEAQPEAELPATEAEPAAEPAPAPAPDVEEAPAPETAPAEEAAPDAAPAPDAAAPEAEPAPAPAAEANEPACPPETMVDGKCPVLPAAPAQP
- a CDS encoding YidB family protein is translated as MVALLGLLAVAGYQNRDKLGGLLNGLGSEAGSDGANHRAGGLGDLLNGLGGGSAGSILSGGLGDLVDRFRQSGRGDTADSWVKAGDNAPLQASDLEATLGEDTIAELTQKTGLSRAEVLDRLSSTLPDAVNQMTPEGRLPTEAEASRFA
- a CDS encoding GlsB/YeaQ/YmgE family stress response membrane protein, which codes for MGIIWTIIIGFVAGIIAKFIMPGSHEPSGFIMTTILGIVGAFVASYLGQALGWYAPGEGAGLIGAVVGAIILLFVWGMVAGRRRT
- a CDS encoding AI-2E family transporter; the protein is MQLERIEERGVAALGVFHLLNPQLDEATTSPKISVFQGVATFALIASLLYLGAGILVPLVLAILLAFALTPLVTSLNRRVHLPDPLAVIVAVVLALAALGFFAYIAGTQIVNLTQELPGYRQTVLTKVASLQAQFGENTLFDQINSVISSVAEQTSGNDADAPRRPGEPIPVTISNQIGPIGIIGSVLGSIIGPVATVAIVVVFLIFLLLGRGDLQERFIRLVSGGRYSKTNIAIADASHRVGRYLLIQLGVNVTYAVLFGFGLWLIGVPSAVLWGLLIILFRYIPFVGALIIAVVPFLLAFAVDPGWNMLLLSVGLFLLLDLTTANVIEPRLYGSSTGVSAIAILLSAMFWATLWGPVGLILATPMTVCLVVIGRHLPQFQFFETLLGSEPVLTYSERLYQRMLKGDAEDAIDIAADYVEDHSTGRFLNEVMMPALSLANSELSDRPEALPQRRQLVRSFEAVINEVAPIQWPEQSKLLLIGGRTEIDECAATLVAHRLAEEELPCRVLPPLAIRQEAIGRLDLDGVEIIVLVFMGTDIRAQARYVARRLGRMSPDVRILVCALNEASGGETQETLHVDAIFRTVEDVVEGVLLRDMREQQVDRARAHKGKPFVGAGRGDDELGLAIQQIADDFDIPVAAINLLADERHLEDVDAYNLTSIVAETRQPLVVFSDAPHPLVGDNAYLQTNGIDLYAGVPLILSDGECVGALALLDHDPRTFAAEDVARLVAAADDLVLRFGGGR